From a single Bryobacter aggregatus MPL3 genomic region:
- a CDS encoding M20/M25/M40 family metallo-hydrolase, with protein MTPKRHFCNMAQVNRILLVLLLSAPILSAQQAPPVAQFLSELIQRNTANPPGNEDLLAQYLAPIFKQAGFEVDIIATPQKGKSHFIARLRGNGTKKPVLLAAHADVVGVEREKWTVDPFAGTIRDGYVIGRGAIDFKGGLAVFAQAALDIARSKRELDRDIIFLSEADEEGGPYNTGWLAERHWDKIDCEFSLNEGGWIVQDEKTRKVKYVSVSTADKLSLNLILRAKGTSTHSSMPLADNAIFRLARALAKVGAYDTKPRLNDSTKLFFKTLGDVSEEPLKTQFYDLVAGADPAKLAAADKAISQNPLLHAIMRNTIAPTFLNAGFRGNVIPGSADATLNFRVIPGTTIGELIDEIQTLVNDPQVEVLEATTRLSNAVMTPEQQQAAVAAAKRPTVPESPLSSALYLAVAKHAKQTYPEAQVTPYLFQAGTDAYAWRSRGIPVYGIYPYPITAEDLTRMHGNDERIPVASLVSGLKMITNILLEVAAKH; from the coding sequence ATGACGCCAAAACGACACTTTTGTAACATGGCGCAAGTGAACCGCATCCTCCTTGTGCTCCTGCTCAGCGCTCCCATTCTGAGCGCCCAACAAGCTCCACCCGTTGCCCAGTTCCTCAGTGAACTGATCCAGCGCAACACGGCGAACCCTCCCGGAAACGAAGACCTCCTCGCGCAGTACCTCGCGCCGATCTTCAAGCAGGCGGGCTTCGAAGTCGACATCATCGCGACGCCGCAGAAGGGCAAGTCCCACTTCATCGCCCGTCTGCGCGGCAATGGCACCAAGAAACCTGTTCTTCTGGCGGCGCACGCTGATGTCGTTGGCGTTGAACGCGAGAAGTGGACGGTCGATCCCTTTGCCGGCACCATCCGCGACGGCTATGTCATTGGTCGCGGCGCCATCGATTTCAAAGGCGGCCTTGCCGTCTTTGCGCAAGCGGCTCTCGATATCGCCCGCAGCAAACGGGAGCTCGATCGCGACATCATCTTCCTCTCCGAAGCCGATGAAGAAGGCGGCCCCTACAACACGGGTTGGCTTGCCGAACGCCATTGGGACAAGATCGATTGCGAATTTTCTCTCAACGAAGGCGGCTGGATCGTCCAGGACGAGAAGACACGCAAGGTCAAGTACGTCTCCGTCTCGACCGCCGACAAGCTCAGCCTCAACCTGATCCTGCGCGCCAAAGGCACCTCGACCCACAGCTCTATGCCGCTTGCGGACAACGCGATCTTCCGTCTTGCCCGTGCCCTTGCAAAAGTCGGCGCCTACGACACGAAACCAAGGCTGAATGACTCGACCAAGCTCTTCTTCAAGACTCTCGGTGATGTCAGCGAAGAGCCGCTCAAGACGCAATTCTACGATCTTGTTGCTGGTGCCGATCCGGCTAAGCTTGCCGCAGCCGACAAGGCCATCTCCCAGAACCCGCTCCTCCACGCCATCATGCGCAACACCATCGCGCCCACCTTCCTCAATGCAGGCTTTCGCGGCAATGTCATCCCTGGCTCCGCGGATGCGACGCTGAACTTTCGCGTCATCCCTGGTACCACGATTGGCGAACTCATCGACGAGATCCAAACCCTCGTCAATGACCCACAGGTGGAGGTTCTCGAAGCAACCACTCGCCTCTCGAATGCCGTCATGACGCCCGAGCAGCAACAGGCCGCTGTCGCAGCAGCCAAGCGCCCCACGGTGCCGGAATCGCCACTCAGTTCAGCGCTCTACCTTGCTGTTGCGAAGCACGCAAAGCAGACTTATCCCGAAGCGCAGGTCACGCCCTATCTCTTTCAGGCGGGCACTGACGCCTATGCCTGGCGCTCCCGCGGCATTCCTGTCTATGGAATCTACCCGTATCCGATCACCGCGGAAGACCTCACGCGGATGCACGGCAACGACGAGCGGATTCCCGTCGCTTCGCTCGTGTCTGGACTCAAGATGATTACCAACATCCTGCTCGAAGTTGCAGCGAAGCACTAA